One stretch of Pigmentiphaga aceris DNA includes these proteins:
- a CDS encoding DUF5713 family protein: MPITNPAILEHRFLAEMLDSSYYPTAVVQQGVEILQDLSAQIEATQPRNLDALYALTNAATERFNELVDAFYDAGSEIDTVARDCIAVDVLFIAQTYGFADADIEELTATRDW; this comes from the coding sequence TTGCCCATCACCAACCCCGCGATTCTTGAGCACCGCTTCCTGGCAGAGATGCTGGACAGCAGCTACTACCCCACCGCCGTCGTGCAACAGGGGGTAGAGATCCTGCAAGACCTGAGCGCGCAGATCGAAGCCACGCAGCCGCGCAACCTGGACGCCTTGTACGCCCTGACCAACGCCGCCACCGAACGCTTCAACGAACTGGTCGACGCGTTCTACGACGCCGGCAGCGAGATCGACACCGTGGCGCGCGACTGCATTGCGGTAGATGTGCTGTTCATCGCGCAGACCTACGGGTTTGCCGATGCGGACATCGAGGAACTCACCGCCACGCGCGACTGGTAA
- a CDS encoding amidase, giving the protein MSHTADNFLDLSMTAAAEALANGAVSSLALTEAAIARAHALQPDFNAFVRIDEAYALAQAHACDAERAQGSLRGPLHGLPLACKDMFYRKGTVSTCGSALRKDWVADTTATVVEKLDAAGAIQIGTLNMTEFAYGPTGQNAFLGDARNPWNRDHITGGSSSGSAVSTATRTVFGALGSDTAASVRIPAALCGVTGMKTTYGLVSRAGCMPLSASLDTIGPLTRTVQDNALMLSIIAGHDPRDPASASESIAPHAYLDGVARGSESLTGLRIGVPLGYFDRAVDAGVAGLLDDARAVFATLGATLVEVPMPDLDAVNAAGILLSWGDVYAIHGKQMRERAGEYSPQTRGRIELSLGLGAQDYINAQRYRGRALREFVDTIFTRCDTLLAPTMSLPVPKLSDVDVSGGPAMMRVLDEITRLMRPMNVLGLPALALPCGFTDNGLPCGMQLIGRPFAEPLLYRVGAAYQGATDWHTRSPLNHAAQ; this is encoded by the coding sequence ATGAGCCACACCGCCGACAATTTCCTGGACTTGAGCATGACGGCTGCGGCCGAAGCGCTGGCCAATGGTGCTGTGTCTTCCCTGGCACTAACCGAGGCCGCAATTGCCCGCGCACACGCCTTGCAGCCCGACTTCAATGCGTTTGTGCGCATCGATGAAGCCTATGCGCTGGCACAGGCCCATGCCTGTGACGCCGAGCGTGCGCAGGGCAGCTTGCGCGGCCCGCTGCATGGTCTGCCGCTGGCCTGCAAGGACATGTTCTATCGCAAGGGAACCGTGTCCACCTGCGGGTCCGCATTGCGCAAGGACTGGGTCGCAGACACCACTGCCACCGTGGTGGAAAAACTGGACGCTGCTGGTGCGATCCAGATCGGCACCTTGAACATGACCGAGTTCGCCTACGGACCCACCGGCCAGAACGCCTTCCTGGGCGATGCGCGCAACCCCTGGAACCGGGATCACATCACGGGCGGGTCGTCGTCCGGGTCGGCGGTGTCCACGGCCACACGCACGGTATTCGGCGCGCTGGGGTCGGACACGGCGGCATCGGTGCGCATTCCGGCCGCGCTATGCGGCGTGACCGGCATGAAGACCACCTACGGGCTGGTGTCGCGCGCCGGGTGCATGCCCTTGTCGGCCTCGCTGGACACCATCGGTCCGCTGACCCGCACGGTGCAAGACAACGCACTGATGCTGTCGATCATCGCTGGGCACGATCCACGTGATCCGGCGTCGGCTTCCGAGAGCATCGCCCCGCACGCGTATCTCGACGGCGTGGCGCGTGGCAGCGAGTCGCTGACAGGCCTGCGCATCGGGGTGCCGCTGGGCTACTTCGACCGGGCGGTGGACGCGGGTGTGGCCGGGCTGCTCGACGATGCGCGCGCAGTCTTCGCAACACTGGGGGCGACGCTGGTCGAGGTGCCCATGCCCGATCTGGATGCGGTGAATGCCGCGGGCATCCTGCTCAGTTGGGGCGATGTGTATGCCATCCACGGCAAGCAGATGCGCGAGCGTGCGGGCGAATACTCCCCTCAGACGCGCGGTCGCATCGAGCTGTCGCTTGGTCTGGGCGCGCAGGACTACATCAATGCGCAGCGCTACCGTGGCCGCGCGCTGCGCGAATTCGTCGACACGATATTCACGCGCTGCGATACCTTGCTAGCACCCACGATGTCCTTGCCCGTGCCGAAACTGAGCGATGTGGACGTTTCTGGCGGGCCGGCCATGATGCGTGTGCTGGATGAGATCACCCGCCTGATGCGCCCGATGAACGTGCTGGGCCTGCCCGCGCTTGCGCTGCCCTGCGGCTTCACCGACAACGGCCTGCCCTGCGGCATGCAGCTGATCGGCCGGCCCTTTGCCGAGCCGCTGCTGTATCGCGTGGGGGCGGCTTATCAAGGTGCGACCGATTGGCATACGCGCTCGCCGCTGAACCACGCTGCGCAATAA
- a CDS encoding alpha/beta fold hydrolase, with product MSLPYPVFDAGNVPLQSGRTFRNMKLAYTTYGTLNADRSNVIVLPTPYSAQHPNVDFMVGSGCALDPDKYFIVVPDLFGNGLSSSPSNTPWPDVGDRYPHVTIHDAVKVQRRMLSELWGIDRVKLVYGWSMGGMQAYEWAAQFPDMVERIAVVCGAAKCAPHNQVFIEGVSAALMADPAWRDGVFTEKPVRGFRAMGRIYASWGLSQTFFRNETWRQLGATSLEDYLVAFWETRFSHRDPSDLLAQFWSWKHGDISANDRYQGDLPAALSAIRARTLLMPCDHDLYFQVADSEIEFKHLRNGVLMPIPSIWGHRAGSPTDQPEDRAFIEQHVKALLAADSGI from the coding sequence ATGAGCCTGCCCTACCCCGTCTTCGACGCCGGCAACGTGCCGCTGCAGTCCGGCCGCACCTTCCGCAACATGAAGCTGGCGTACACCACCTACGGTACCTTGAACGCCGATCGCAGCAATGTGATCGTGCTGCCCACGCCCTACAGTGCGCAGCATCCCAACGTGGACTTCATGGTCGGCTCCGGCTGTGCGCTCGATCCCGACAAGTACTTCATCGTGGTGCCCGATCTGTTCGGCAACGGCTTGTCGAGTTCACCGTCGAATACCCCCTGGCCAGACGTCGGCGATCGCTACCCGCATGTGACGATTCATGACGCGGTGAAGGTGCAGCGGCGCATGCTGTCCGAGCTATGGGGCATCGACCGCGTGAAGCTCGTCTATGGCTGGTCGATGGGTGGCATGCAGGCCTACGAATGGGCGGCGCAGTTTCCAGACATGGTCGAGCGCATTGCAGTCGTCTGCGGCGCGGCGAAATGCGCGCCACACAACCAGGTGTTCATCGAAGGTGTGTCCGCTGCGTTGATGGCAGACCCGGCGTGGCGCGATGGCGTGTTCACCGAGAAACCGGTGCGCGGCTTCCGGGCCATGGGCCGCATCTATGCAAGCTGGGGCCTGTCGCAGACCTTCTTCCGCAACGAGACCTGGCGGCAACTGGGCGCGACGTCCTTGGAAGACTACCTGGTGGCGTTCTGGGAAACGCGTTTCTCGCACCGCGATCCGTCTGACCTGCTGGCGCAGTTCTGGAGCTGGAAGCACGGCGACATCAGCGCCAACGATCGCTATCAGGGCGACTTGCCTGCCGCGCTGTCTGCGATCCGTGCACGCACGCTGCTGATGCCTTGCGACCACGATCTGTACTTCCAGGTGGCCGACAGCGAGATCGAGTTCAAGCACCTGCGCAATGGCGTATTGATGCCGATACCGTCGATCTGGGGGCATCGTGCGGGCAGCCCGACGGATCAGCCGGAAGACCGGGCCTTCATCGAGCAGCATGTGAAGGCGTTGCTGGCGGCAGATAGCGGGATCTGA
- a CDS encoding helicase HerA-like domain-containing protein, which produces MADPLLIARHDATECFLLPELANRHGLITGATGTGKTVTLQTLAENFSRIGVPVFIADVKGDLTGISQAGNIGGKLAATLAERGLELPKSAACPVTLWDVLGTQGHPVRATISDMGPLLLSRMLALNDTQTGVLNLVFKVADDSGLLLLDLKDLRALLQHVGDNASQFTTEYGNISAASIGAIQRGLLQIESQGGDKFFGETMLDIADFMQTVDGQGVVNVLAADKLMQSPRLYAAFLLWMLSELFEHLPEIGDPDKPKLVFFFDEAHLLFDDAPKVLIERIELVVRLVRSKGVGVYFVTQNPLDIPDSVLAQLSNRVQHALRAFTPRDQKAVKATATTMRQNPSLDIERAITELAVGEALVSLLDAKGRPSITERVYVLPPGSQLGPITPAQRQALIEGSLVAGVYEKVVDRESAYEVLKGRVASAPDAPASTGKTLPGGKPAAEGEASSGMGSMLNDLLFGTTGPRGGKHDGIVQTIAKSAARSMGSSISKEILRGVLGGIFGSKRR; this is translated from the coding sequence ATGGCCGACCCGCTTCTCATCGCCAGACACGATGCCACCGAGTGTTTCCTGTTGCCCGAACTGGCCAACCGCCACGGGCTGATCACAGGCGCAACCGGCACCGGCAAGACCGTTACGCTGCAAACGCTGGCCGAGAATTTCTCGCGCATCGGCGTGCCTGTCTTCATCGCCGACGTGAAGGGCGACCTGACTGGCATCAGTCAGGCAGGCAACATCGGTGGCAAGCTGGCCGCAACCCTTGCGGAACGGGGGCTTGAACTACCCAAGTCGGCTGCCTGCCCGGTGACCTTGTGGGACGTGCTCGGCACGCAGGGCCACCCGGTACGCGCCACCATTTCAGACATGGGGCCCTTGCTGCTGTCGCGCATGCTGGCCTTGAACGATACCCAGACGGGTGTGCTGAACCTGGTCTTCAAGGTGGCGGACGACAGTGGTTTGCTGTTGCTGGACCTGAAAGACCTGCGCGCGCTGCTGCAGCACGTGGGCGACAACGCCAGCCAGTTCACGACCGAGTACGGCAACATCAGCGCCGCCAGCATCGGGGCGATTCAGCGCGGTTTGCTGCAGATCGAATCCCAGGGCGGCGACAAGTTCTTCGGCGAGACCATGCTGGACATCGCCGACTTCATGCAGACGGTGGACGGCCAGGGCGTAGTCAACGTGCTGGCCGCCGACAAACTGATGCAGTCACCGCGCCTGTACGCCGCTTTCTTGCTGTGGATGTTGTCGGAACTGTTCGAACATCTGCCCGAGATCGGCGACCCGGACAAACCCAAGCTGGTGTTCTTCTTCGACGAAGCGCACCTGTTGTTCGACGATGCGCCGAAGGTGCTGATCGAACGCATTGAACTGGTGGTGCGGCTGGTGCGGTCCAAGGGCGTGGGCGTGTATTTCGTCACGCAGAACCCGCTGGATATTCCCGATTCGGTCCTGGCGCAGCTGAGCAACCGTGTGCAGCACGCGCTGCGGGCGTTTACGCCGCGCGATCAGAAGGCGGTGAAGGCCACTGCCACCACCATGCGGCAGAACCCGTCCTTGGATATTGAACGCGCGATCACGGAGCTGGCGGTGGGCGAAGCCTTGGTCAGCCTGCTGGATGCCAAGGGGCGGCCCAGCATTACTGAGCGGGTGTACGTACTGCCGCCGGGCAGCCAGCTGGGGCCGATCACTCCGGCGCAGCGGCAAGCGCTGATCGAAGGATCGCTGGTGGCGGGCGTGTACGAAAAAGTGGTTGATCGTGAATCGGCATATGAGGTCTTGAAGGGCAGGGTGGCCAGTGCGCCGGATGCACCCGCATCGACCGGCAAGACCTTGCCCGGTGGAAAACCTGCTGCGGAAGGTGAGGCGAGTTCTGGCATGGGCAGCATGTTGAACGACTTGCTGTTCGGCACTACCGGCCCGCGCGGCGGCAAGCATGATGGCATCGTGCAGACGATTGCCAAGTCGGCCGCGCGCAGCATGGGCAGCTCCATCAGCAAGGAAATACTACGTGGGGTGCTGGGCGGTATTTTTGGCAGCAAGCGACGTTGA
- a CDS encoding XRE family transcriptional regulator, translating into MLPSPAASALRRLGADLALARKRRKEALKTWAIRMQVSVPTLMKMEKGDPTVSMGVYATAIWLINRHEALGELADPAHDKAALETEVRAAKARYQPKGKQDA; encoded by the coding sequence GTGCTTCCTTCACCAGCAGCCAGTGCGCTGCGGCGTCTGGGTGCCGATCTGGCGCTTGCTCGCAAGCGCCGCAAGGAAGCATTGAAAACCTGGGCGATCCGCATGCAGGTGTCGGTGCCGACCCTGATGAAAATGGAAAAGGGCGATCCGACCGTATCCATGGGCGTGTACGCGACGGCCATCTGGCTGATCAATCGCCACGAAGCCCTGGGCGAGTTGGCCGATCCGGCGCATGACAAGGCTGCGCTCGAAACCGAAGTCCGTGCTGCCAAGGCGCGCTATCAACCGAAGGGAAAGCAAGATGCCTGA
- a CDS encoding TetR/AcrR family transcriptional regulator has product MSILGRLSFKDQAFKLRESAILDATTRTLASKGFDLMTMDDVALDVGISKPSLYKHFKSKEDLAGAAMIRLLDGALTFVDALPASQTPIEKLRALLEWAMRVRLDGGLPFLPSTNAQVRQMLTRNLRYVAAVLKLNSRLKKIVQAAKKAGQLRTDLPDDVILFSYYARTCDPAVDYLQLYAKMDNDAIVKHMLSVCFDGVGT; this is encoded by the coding sequence ATGAGTATTCTCGGCAGACTAAGCTTCAAGGACCAAGCATTCAAGCTTCGTGAAAGCGCGATTCTTGACGCCACCACGCGTACCTTGGCAAGCAAGGGCTTCGATCTCATGACCATGGACGACGTGGCCCTTGATGTCGGCATCTCCAAGCCAAGCCTGTACAAACACTTCAAGTCCAAGGAAGACCTGGCCGGCGCAGCGATGATCCGCTTGCTGGACGGCGCGCTGACCTTCGTGGACGCACTGCCCGCTTCGCAGACCCCGATTGAAAAATTGCGGGCCTTGCTTGAATGGGCGATGCGTGTACGGCTGGACGGCGGCCTGCCCTTCCTTCCATCTACGAACGCGCAGGTCCGTCAGATGCTGACGCGCAATCTTCGTTACGTAGCGGCCGTGCTGAAGTTGAACAGCCGGCTGAAGAAAATCGTCCAGGCAGCAAAAAAGGCCGGGCAATTGCGCACCGACCTGCCCGACGACGTGATTTTGTTCAGTTATTACGCGCGTACCTGTGATCCGGCGGTGGATTACCTGCAGCTCTACGCCAAGATGGATAACGACGCGATCGTGAAACACATGCTGAGCGTGTGTTTTGACGGGGTGGGGACGTAA
- a CDS encoding NAD(P)/FAD-dependent oxidoreductase has product MTGRSVTSQQAPGQKIAVVGAGIAGLASAYLLSRQHAVTLFEAGDYLGGHTRTVDVTVEGKTVPVDTGFLVFNDRTYPNLIALFKELGVASLETDMSFGVTLDGGRFEWAGTNLDTVFAQRRRLLSPTFYLMLRDILRFNRNAHANLQAALVSDITLGQLLDQGGYSQVFRDAYLLPMAAAIWSSPTGDILRFPAATFLRFCINHALLQVNDRPKWRSVANGGRNYVERIAATLRDIRLSTPVQGVIRTSQGVRLQTAHGTEDFDAVVFATHAPTTRRMLSDADADEAAVLDAVRYQANTALLHTDPSFLPRRRKVWSAWNYVGGAAVEGARPVCVSYLINQLQPLPFQTPVIVTLNPFREPAADKLLGRFDYEHPLLDHAATRAQQKLPAIQGRRRAWFAGAWTGYGFHEDGLKSALRVAADFGVRPAWATT; this is encoded by the coding sequence GTGACAGGACGATCGGTAACAAGCCAACAGGCTCCCGGGCAGAAGATTGCCGTGGTCGGCGCGGGTATTGCCGGGCTGGCAAGTGCCTATCTGCTCTCGCGCCAGCACGCGGTCACGCTGTTTGAAGCGGGTGACTATCTGGGTGGGCATACGCGTACCGTAGATGTAACCGTGGAAGGCAAAACGGTGCCGGTCGATACCGGTTTTCTGGTGTTCAACGACCGGACCTACCCAAATCTGATCGCCTTGTTCAAGGAATTGGGCGTGGCGTCGCTGGAAACGGATATGTCTTTTGGGGTGACGCTGGACGGCGGCCGCTTCGAGTGGGCGGGTACCAACCTGGATACGGTGTTTGCGCAGCGCCGTCGGCTGTTGTCGCCTACCTTCTACCTGATGTTGCGCGACATTCTGCGATTCAACCGCAATGCGCATGCCAACCTGCAGGCGGCGCTGGTGTCTGACATCACCTTGGGTCAGTTGCTGGACCAGGGCGGCTATTCACAAGTGTTCCGTGATGCGTATCTGCTGCCGATGGCGGCGGCGATCTGGTCCAGTCCGACGGGCGACATTCTGCGTTTTCCGGCCGCGACTTTTTTGCGCTTCTGCATCAATCACGCACTGTTGCAGGTCAACGACCGGCCCAAGTGGCGGTCGGTGGCCAATGGCGGGCGCAATTATGTGGAACGGATTGCCGCCACTTTGCGGGATATCCGCCTGTCTACGCCGGTACAAGGGGTAATTCGGACGTCGCAGGGTGTTCGGTTGCAGACTGCCCATGGCACCGAGGACTTCGATGCTGTGGTGTTTGCCACCCATGCGCCCACTACGCGACGCATGCTGTCGGATGCCGACGCCGACGAAGCTGCGGTGCTGGATGCCGTGCGTTATCAGGCCAATACCGCTTTGCTGCATACCGATCCGTCGTTTCTGCCGCGTCGCCGCAAGGTGTGGTCGGCCTGGAATTATGTTGGCGGCGCGGCGGTCGAGGGTGCCCGCCCGGTGTGTGTTAGCTACCTGATCAATCAGTTGCAGCCGCTGCCCTTCCAGACCCCGGTTATCGTGACCTTGAATCCGTTCCGGGAGCCGGCCGCCGACAAGCTGCTGGGCCGTTTCGATTACGAGCATCCTTTGCTTGATCACGCGGCCACCCGGGCGCAGCAGAAATTACCTGCCATTCAGGGGCGGCGTCGCGCGTGGTTCGCAGGCGCGTGGACGGGTTACGGTTTCCATGAAGACGGCCTGAAGTCGGCCTTGCGTGTTGCTGCCGACTTCGGTGTGCGTCCGGCCTGGGCGACGACATGA
- a CDS encoding DUF1365 domain-containing protein, with product MMDRAELIVGQVMHERFRPVRHRFAYPVFYVRVDLARLGEIGNRWFGVNRRRPLSVRTADYGPRDGSDLLVWMRGVLNEANLPADGPVYLQTFPRVFGHVFNPVSFWYCHDAQGRLRAMMAEVNNTFGEHHRYLLSGPADAPIGPDTVLSCRKVFHVSPFCQVEGGYRFRFRDIGDRRFAGIDYHDAEGLLIRTAMGGRVQSFTAANLRRALFAQPLFTLGVVARIHWQALRLWMRKVPFYRKPAAPSNSLSHGVPQEKNQ from the coding sequence ATGATGGATCGCGCTGAACTCATCGTTGGGCAAGTGATGCACGAGCGGTTTCGCCCCGTGCGCCATCGCTTTGCCTATCCGGTGTTTTACGTGCGAGTCGATCTGGCGCGGCTGGGCGAGATAGGCAACCGCTGGTTCGGGGTCAATCGCCGTCGTCCGTTGAGTGTGCGCACTGCCGACTATGGCCCGCGCGATGGCAGTGACCTGCTTGTCTGGATGCGTGGCGTATTGAACGAGGCAAACCTGCCCGCCGACGGGCCGGTGTACCTGCAGACGTTCCCGCGCGTGTTCGGCCATGTCTTCAACCCAGTGAGCTTCTGGTATTGCCACGATGCACAGGGCAGGCTGCGCGCCATGATGGCCGAGGTCAACAATACGTTCGGCGAGCATCATCGTTATCTGTTGTCCGGCCCGGCCGATGCGCCGATCGGTCCCGACACGGTGCTGTCCTGTCGCAAGGTTTTTCACGTGTCGCCCTTCTGTCAGGTTGAAGGGGGGTATCGCTTCCGGTTCCGCGATATCGGCGACCGGCGTTTTGCCGGCATTGATTATCACGATGCCGAGGGTCTGTTGATACGCACGGCCATGGGTGGCCGTGTGCAGTCTTTCACTGCGGCGAATCTGCGCCGCGCATTGTTCGCACAGCCGCTGTTCACCCTTGGTGTGGTGGCGCGCATTCACTGGCAGGCCTTGCGCCTGTGGATGCGCAAGGTGCCCTTTTATCGCAAACCCGCCGCGCCATCCAACAGCTTGAGTCATGGTGTGCCGCAGGAGAAAAATCAATGA
- a CDS encoding SAM-dependent methyltransferase, producing the protein MSHVNTLSLTGDSAPAAGRLFLSLLSRLQCGFLKVTTPQGHGLAFGDAHTGPAAHLHLLDWRACGRIMAAGDIGFAEAWRAGWIDTPDLPAVLRLALRNQDVLDRAIFGGRIKGMWFRLKHLLRSNTRQGSRRNIHAHYDIGNAFYQLWLDPTWTYSSALFNGDLEQSLADAQAAKYQRIVDVLGLKAGDRVLEIGCGWGGFAEHAVRQGIAVHGVTISPAQLESARIRLGLQEQGALAQLELRDYRDLDGQYDAVVSIEMFEAVGERFWGQYFDTVRARLKPGGRALVQSITIDERHFTRYRSGSDFIQQFIFPGGMLPSIDRFEKTASRHGLTTVDTFAFGRDYAETLRRWRHAFDAQRKAIEAQGFDEAFMRIWQMYLCYCEAGFDEGRTDVVQFMLAREPEAVTR; encoded by the coding sequence ATGAGCCATGTGAACACCTTGTCGCTGACCGGCGATTCCGCGCCTGCAGCGGGTCGCTTGTTTCTGTCGCTGCTGTCGCGACTGCAATGCGGCTTTCTGAAGGTCACCACGCCGCAAGGGCACGGGCTTGCTTTTGGTGATGCGCACACCGGCCCGGCGGCACACCTGCATCTATTGGACTGGCGTGCCTGCGGTCGCATCATGGCGGCAGGCGACATCGGTTTTGCCGAGGCCTGGCGTGCTGGCTGGATCGATACCCCCGACCTGCCTGCGGTGCTGCGCCTGGCGCTGCGCAATCAGGATGTGCTGGATCGCGCGATCTTCGGTGGCCGCATCAAGGGCATGTGGTTCCGCCTGAAGCATCTGCTGCGCAGCAATACGCGCCAGGGCAGTCGTCGCAACATCCATGCGCACTACGACATCGGCAACGCGTTCTATCAGCTGTGGCTGGACCCGACCTGGACCTATTCCAGTGCGCTGTTCAATGGTGATCTGGAGCAGAGCCTGGCTGATGCGCAAGCCGCCAAGTATCAGCGCATTGTCGATGTGCTGGGCTTGAAGGCGGGCGACCGGGTGCTGGAGATCGGCTGCGGCTGGGGCGGTTTTGCGGAACATGCGGTGCGCCAGGGTATTGCGGTGCATGGGGTGACGATCTCGCCCGCGCAGCTGGAATCGGCACGCATACGCCTGGGCTTGCAAGAGCAGGGTGCGCTGGCGCAGCTTGAGCTGCGTGATTACCGTGACCTGGATGGTCAGTACGACGCCGTGGTGTCCATCGAGATGTTTGAGGCGGTGGGCGAGCGTTTCTGGGGCCAGTATTTCGACACGGTGCGGGCGCGGCTGAAGCCGGGTGGACGCGCGCTGGTGCAGTCCATCACCATCGATGAACGCCACTTCACGCGTTATCGCAGCGGCAGCGATTTCATTCAGCAATTCATCTTCCCGGGCGGCATGCTGCCCAGCATCGATCGCTTCGAGAAGACAGCCAGTCGGCATGGCCTGACGACCGTGGACACCTTCGCTTTCGGCCGCGATTACGCCGAGACCTTGCGTCGCTGGCGTCATGCCTTCGACGCCCAGCGCAAGGCCATCGAAGCCCAGGGTTTCGATGAAGCTTTCATGCGCATCTGGCAGATGTACCTGTGCTATTGCGAGGCTGGCTTTGACGAAGGACGCACGGACGTTGTGCAGTTCATGCTGGCGCGCGAACCGGAAGCTGTGACGCGATGA
- a CDS encoding chalcone isomerase family protein, with amino-acid sequence MTARAPVYRHKAWWHVCAALLLAALACIGPRAMAASWHDEVPNAQMIGQGDMRWLGFNLYTAQLWSAEPQVDTRKPFALVLNYHRRISREQLVDASIKEMQRIGDISVDDQRLARWRGYMMQAFRDVGDGDQLIGVYLPGTGGRFYQRDALLATIDDAEFARAFFDIWLSPQAREPDLRRQLLGGAS; translated from the coding sequence ATGACTGCGCGGGCACCTGTCTATCGACACAAGGCATGGTGGCATGTCTGTGCTGCCCTGTTGCTGGCAGCGCTTGCCTGCATCGGGCCGCGTGCAATGGCAGCGTCGTGGCACGACGAGGTGCCCAATGCGCAGATGATCGGCCAGGGTGACATGCGCTGGCTGGGCTTCAACCTGTACACCGCGCAGCTGTGGTCGGCCGAGCCGCAGGTTGATACGCGCAAGCCCTTTGCGCTGGTGCTGAACTATCACCGCCGCATCAGCCGCGAGCAGTTGGTGGACGCCAGCATCAAAGAGATGCAGCGTATTGGCGATATCTCCGTGGACGACCAACGGCTGGCGCGCTGGCGGGGTTACATGATGCAGGCGTTTCGCGATGTCGGGGATGGCGACCAGTTGATTGGTGTCTACCTGCCAGGCACCGGTGGCCGCTTCTACCAGCGCGACGCCTTGCTGGCGACTATCGACGATGCCGAGTTTGCGCGGGCCTTCTTTGACATCTGGCTGTCGCCGCAAGCGCGCGAGCCCGATTTGCGGCGACAACTGCTGGGCGGGGCGTCGTGA
- a CDS encoding MFS transporter, whose amino-acid sequence MSGVLTDKPAARSSAGGLIAYGALGLPLAMAALPVYVQAPAYYAGEFGVSLAAIGWVLFAARLVDTVQDPWLGRWVDALAQRGRLTGVLAASAVVLILAFAGLWLPPLRGPVLAAWLAAMLILACTAHSVLQISHLAWGARIGSPEQVTRAAAWREGLGLLGVVVASILPAKLATQHDAPFALHGYVAGFAVLLLLGLALLLRAAPSWRGVRSAVTPAWRAAWARPAIRRLLLPYFLNALSVAIPATLAMFYINDRIEAPASAGLFLGGYFAAGAVGLPAWTWLAQRIGAARAWRVGMVLAVLSFASAGLLGAGDTTAYAVVCLFAGLALGADLALPPVLLAERIPAGEQPAGYYGVWNLIGKLALALSGLALSGLSLLGYQPGVPASGGLALPLLYAVLPCAIKLMALWVLSRGIIAVQENAA is encoded by the coding sequence GTGAGCGGGGTGCTGACAGACAAGCCGGCAGCGCGTTCGTCTGCGGGTGGCCTGATTGCCTACGGTGCGCTGGGCCTGCCGCTGGCGATGGCGGCGCTGCCGGTCTATGTGCAGGCACCTGCCTATTACGCGGGTGAGTTTGGTGTGTCGCTGGCCGCCATCGGTTGGGTGCTGTTCGCTGCCCGATTGGTGGATACGGTGCAAGACCCGTGGCTGGGCCGCTGGGTCGATGCGTTGGCCCAGCGTGGCCGCCTGACGGGTGTGCTGGCGGCATCAGCCGTGGTGTTGATTCTGGCATTCGCCGGCCTGTGGCTGCCGCCATTGCGCGGGCCGGTCCTGGCTGCCTGGTTGGCGGCGATGCTGATCCTGGCTTGCACGGCGCATAGCGTGCTGCAGATATCTCATCTGGCCTGGGGCGCGCGCATCGGATCACCCGAGCAGGTAACGCGTGCCGCCGCGTGGCGTGAAGGCCTGGGCCTGCTGGGGGTGGTGGTGGCCAGCATTCTGCCTGCCAAACTGGCCACGCAGCACGATGCACCGTTTGCGCTGCATGGCTATGTGGCGGGTTTTGCAGTGCTGCTGTTGTTGGGCCTGGCACTGCTGCTGCGTGCTGCGCCGTCGTGGCGCGGGGTTCGCAGTGCGGTCACACCGGCTTGGCGCGCAGCGTGGGCACGCCCTGCCATCCGCCGCTTGTTGCTGCCGTACTTCCTGAATGCCTTGTCGGTGGCGATACCGGCAACGCTGGCCATGTTCTACATCAACGACCGCATCGAGGCACCTGCCAGCGCAGGGTTGTTCCTGGGTGGCTATTTCGCAGCGGGTGCCGTGGGTTTGCCGGCCTGGACGTGGCTTGCGCAACGTATCGGGGCGGCGCGCGCGTGGCGGGTGGGCATGGTGTTGGCCGTGCTGTCGTTTGCGTCTGCGGGCCTCCTGGGAGCCGGTGACACCACCGCCTATGCCGTGGTGTGTTTGTTCGCGGGGCTGGCCCTGGGGGCGGACCTTGCCTTGCCGCCTGTGCTGCTGGCCGAGCGCATCCCCGCAGGTGAACAGCCCGCCGGTTACTACGGTGTGTGGAACCTGATCGGCAAGCTGGCGCTGGCCTTGTCCGGCTTGGCCTTGTCTGGGCTGAGCCTGCTGGGCTACCAGCCCGGCGTGCCTGCATCCGGGGGGCTGGCACTGCCATTGCTGTATGCCGTATTGCCTTGTGCAATCAAACTCATGGCCCTCTGGGTCTTGTCGCGCGGCATCATCGCCGTGCAGGAGAACGCAGCATGA